In a single window of the Myxococcus guangdongensis genome:
- the moeB gene encoding molybdopterin-synthase adenylyltransferase MoeB: MAPTFRELLAGVKQEIREVTVDEVKRLLDTRAPVKLVDVREADEYAGGRLPGAVHIPRGYLELRIEERAGRDEELIVYCAGGTRSALAVRTLKELGYTRVASLAGGYNRWSDAALPVEKPFVLSAEQKERYRRHLILPEVGEEGQARLLKSRVLLMGAGGLGSPAALYLAAAGVGTLGIVDSDVVDLSNLQRQVLHTQERRGQPKVVSARAAIEALNPDVKVVPFQERLTSANVLRVLDGFDLVLDGGDNFPTRYLLNDACLMRGLPNIHGSVFRFEGQVTTFVPGQGPCYRCLYPAPPPPELAPSCAEAGVLGVLPGLIGLLQANEALKLLLGKGEPLVGRLLTFDALGTRFQELKLRRDAQCPVCSPGAKVELIDYERFCATAP; encoded by the coding sequence ATGGCGCCCACCTTCCGAGAACTGCTGGCCGGAGTGAAACAGGAGATTCGCGAAGTCACCGTGGACGAGGTGAAGCGGCTCCTGGACACCCGGGCCCCGGTGAAGCTGGTGGACGTGAGGGAGGCGGACGAGTACGCGGGCGGCCGGCTGCCCGGCGCGGTGCACATCCCCCGGGGCTACCTGGAGCTGCGCATCGAGGAGCGCGCGGGCCGGGACGAGGAGCTCATCGTCTATTGCGCGGGCGGCACCCGCTCGGCGCTGGCGGTGAGGACCCTCAAGGAGCTGGGCTACACGCGCGTGGCGTCGCTCGCGGGCGGCTACAACCGCTGGAGCGACGCGGCCCTGCCGGTGGAGAAGCCCTTCGTGCTCTCCGCTGAACAGAAGGAGCGCTACCGCCGGCACCTCATCCTCCCCGAGGTGGGCGAGGAGGGTCAGGCGCGCCTCTTGAAATCCCGCGTGCTGCTGATGGGCGCGGGGGGGCTGGGCTCCCCGGCGGCGCTGTACCTGGCGGCCGCGGGCGTGGGGACGCTGGGCATCGTCGACTCGGACGTGGTGGACCTGAGCAACCTGCAGCGTCAGGTGCTGCACACCCAGGAGCGCCGGGGCCAGCCCAAGGTGGTCAGCGCCCGCGCCGCGATTGAAGCCCTCAACCCGGACGTGAAGGTGGTGCCCTTCCAGGAGCGCCTGACGTCAGCGAACGTGCTGCGCGTGCTGGACGGCTTCGACCTGGTCCTCGACGGCGGCGACAACTTCCCCACCCGCTACCTGCTCAACGACGCGTGCCTCATGCGCGGGCTGCCCAACATCCACGGCTCCGTGTTCCGCTTCGAGGGTCAGGTGACGACCTTCGTGCCGGGACAGGGGCCCTGCTACCGCTGCCTCTACCCCGCCCCGCCGCCGCCGGAGCTCGCGCCCTCGTGCGCGGAGGCCGGCGTGCTGGGCGTGTTGCCGGGCCTCATCGGTCTGCTCCAGGCCAACGAGGCCCTCAAGCTCCTGCTCGGCAAGGGCGAGCCGCTCGTCGGCCGGCTGCTGACGTTCGACGCGCTGGGCACCCGCTTCCAGGAGCTCAAGCTGCGCCGCGACGCCCAGTGCCCGGTGTGCTCGCCCGGCGCGAAGGTGGAGCTCATCGACTACGAGCGCTTCTGCGCCACCGCCCCCTGA
- a CDS encoding HesB/IscA family protein — protein sequence MDTTTTTPASATSTAPQSAPPTAVRLTEAAVRQVKEVIKAQGFEGYFFSIRVVPAGCSGLGYDLNLVKETKAGDSVWEQDGVKLATDGMSSQYLAGTEIDYVSAITGAGFKFNNPNAKSSCGCGTSFTT from the coding sequence ATGGATACGACGACCACGACCCCCGCTTCCGCCACCTCGACGGCCCCCCAGTCCGCGCCCCCGACGGCGGTGCGTTTGACGGAGGCCGCTGTCCGGCAGGTGAAGGAGGTCATCAAGGCCCAGGGCTTCGAGGGCTACTTCTTCTCCATCCGCGTCGTCCCCGCCGGCTGCAGCGGCCTGGGCTACGACCTGAACCTGGTCAAGGAGACCAAGGCTGGCGACAGCGTCTGGGAGCAGGACGGCGTGAAGCTCGCCACCGACGGCATGAGCAGCCAGTACCTGGCCGGCACGGAGATCGACTACGTGTCCGCGATTACGGGCGCGGGCTTCAAGTTCAACAACCCGAACGCGAAGTCCTCCTGCGGCTGCGGCACGTCGTTCACGACCTGA
- a CDS encoding acyl-CoA thioesterase — translation MSDLTPKRAKDTEVVMTQLILPPDANNLNAAFGGKVMEWIDICGAVAAQRHCRQVVVTASMDDLHFHAPIKVGWVALLHSRVLAAFRTSMEVGVTVHAENPLTGERTLTTSALLTFVAIDKDGQRVPVPPLLMESDTEKEAFREAEARRAQRLARQKENQSWLKVMQPIAGA, via the coding sequence ATGTCGGATTTGACGCCCAAGCGAGCCAAGGACACCGAGGTGGTGATGACACAGCTCATCCTGCCTCCCGACGCCAACAACCTGAACGCCGCGTTCGGCGGGAAGGTGATGGAGTGGATCGACATCTGCGGCGCGGTGGCCGCCCAGCGCCACTGCCGGCAGGTCGTGGTGACGGCGTCCATGGATGACCTGCACTTCCACGCGCCCATCAAGGTGGGCTGGGTGGCGCTGCTGCACTCGCGCGTGCTGGCCGCCTTCCGCACCTCCATGGAGGTGGGCGTCACGGTGCACGCGGAGAACCCGCTCACCGGCGAGCGCACGCTCACCACCAGCGCGCTGCTCACCTTCGTGGCCATCGACAAGGACGGCCAGCGCGTCCCCGTGCCGCCGCTCCTGATGGAGTCGGACACGGAGAAGGAGGCCTTCCGCGAGGCCGAGGCCCGCCGCGCCCAGCGGCTCGCGCGTCAGAAGGAGAACCAGTCCTGGCTGAAGGTGATGCAGCCCATCGCCGGGGCCTGA
- a CDS encoding deoxynucleoside kinase: protein MPRSSSRPSPSPAAAPKPSDTPAEKTSAPRARNTVKTAAKTKVKAPKGRRFVALAGNIGAGKTTAAKMLSQSFGYELFDEPVIDNRFLRDYYADMSRWSFTLQLEFLIRRVEHHELIHSYRRSCVQDRTLYEDPEIFAKYLHGLGHMTNAELDLYYEYFQRLSRHIIRPDKVICFEVGSVDVLLDRIRTRGREEEKGIRPQFLRGLNGYYASFPQVLQEKYGVETLVMDVSRQDIRKGRGREEFLDRISTFLA, encoded by the coding sequence ATGCCTCGTTCCAGCTCGCGCCCGTCCCCCTCCCCGGCCGCTGCCCCGAAGCCCTCCGACACTCCCGCCGAGAAGACGTCCGCGCCGCGCGCGCGCAACACGGTGAAGACGGCGGCGAAGACGAAGGTGAAGGCACCCAAGGGGCGGCGCTTCGTGGCGCTCGCGGGCAACATCGGCGCGGGCAAGACGACGGCGGCGAAGATGCTCAGCCAGAGCTTCGGCTACGAGCTGTTCGACGAGCCCGTCATCGACAACCGCTTCCTGCGTGACTACTACGCGGACATGTCGCGCTGGTCCTTCACGCTCCAGCTCGAGTTCCTCATCCGCCGCGTCGAGCACCACGAGCTCATCCACTCGTACCGCCGCAGCTGCGTGCAGGACCGCACGCTCTACGAGGACCCGGAAATCTTCGCCAAGTACCTGCACGGCCTGGGGCACATGACGAACGCGGAGCTGGACCTGTACTACGAGTACTTCCAGCGGCTGTCGCGTCACATCATCCGCCCCGACAAGGTCATCTGCTTCGAGGTGGGCAGCGTGGACGTGCTGCTCGACCGCATCCGCACCCGGGGCCGCGAGGAGGAGAAGGGCATCCGCCCACAGTTCCTGCGAGGGCTCAACGGCTACTACGCCTCCTTCCCCCAGGTCCTGCAGGAGAAGTACGGCGTGGAGACCCTGGTGATGGATGTCTCACGCCAGGACATCCGCAAGGGCCGCGGGCGCGAGGAGTTCCTGGACCGCATCTCCACCTTCCTGGCATGA
- a CDS encoding glycerophosphodiester phosphodiesterase: protein MRAPPAFLRGLRPTLHISHRGGALLAPENTMEAFRQAVERFRTDMLELDVHVTRDGEIVVAHDDTLERCTNGIGQLAAHTLSELMRLDAGYGFTPDEGQTFPFRGQGVRIPTLREVLRVFPDLRLNVELKPDVAGQEELLAKLLEDEGAVERVCLGSEQDAVGERLAARLPDACHFYPRDALAALVIGLRGGESPPDDPRYTVLDMPLYFGEVRLVDAQFLRECAERGKWVNVWTVDDAAEMTRLIEEGVGGIMTDRPDLLRQRMDATTKPG, encoded by the coding sequence ATGAGAGCCCCGCCTGCTTTTCTCCGAGGACTGCGGCCCACGCTGCACATCTCGCACCGCGGCGGCGCGCTGCTCGCGCCCGAGAACACGATGGAAGCCTTCCGCCAGGCGGTGGAACGGTTCCGCACGGACATGCTGGAATTGGATGTCCACGTGACGCGTGATGGCGAAATCGTCGTGGCGCATGACGACACACTGGAGCGTTGCACCAATGGCATCGGACAACTGGCCGCGCACACGCTCTCGGAGCTGATGCGATTGGACGCCGGGTATGGCTTTACCCCGGATGAAGGCCAGACATTTCCTTTTCGGGGACAGGGCGTGCGAATCCCCACACTGCGGGAGGTGCTGCGGGTCTTCCCTGACTTACGTCTCAACGTGGAGCTCAAGCCGGACGTGGCCGGGCAGGAGGAGCTGCTCGCGAAGCTGCTCGAGGACGAGGGCGCGGTGGAGCGCGTCTGCCTGGGCAGCGAGCAGGACGCCGTGGGGGAGCGGCTCGCGGCGCGGCTGCCCGACGCGTGTCACTTCTACCCCCGCGATGCGCTGGCCGCGCTGGTCATCGGGCTGAGGGGCGGAGAGTCCCCGCCGGATGACCCTCGCTACACCGTACTCGACATGCCGCTGTACTTCGGTGAGGTGCGGCTGGTGGACGCGCAATTCCTGCGCGAGTGCGCCGAGCGCGGCAAGTGGGTCAACGTCTGGACGGTGGACGATGCGGCGGAGATGACCCGCCTCATCGAAGAAGGTGTCGGCGGCATCATGACCGACCGGCCAGACCTGCTGAGGCAGCGAATGGACGCCACCACCAAGCCGGGTTAA
- a CDS encoding serine/threonine protein kinase, translating to MSSPQTAIPFGKYLLIKRLAVGGMAELFLAQRPPNPELVVLKRILPYLSEEPEFVQMFLDEARIAAQLHHPNIVQVHELGKEGDNIFIAMEFVEGVDLRHVVLEEFKFGATVPCGVAARICSLVASGLDYAHQSRGVDGRPLELIHRDVSPQNVMIGYDGRVKLVDFGIAKAGAFMERSKPGVIKGKFLYLAPEQVSQERLDHRADIFALGTMLYEITTGKQPFSKPTTEGILYAIRYEDPTPPHLLRPDYPLELSRIVMRCLTKDRNQRYPRASVVHAELEAFLASGSLQQSLDVSEYIARLMGEEEERTILHIPVSKPVGRMNATVPMVANRVADASVPQRPPPMDVTAPTLSSTTPMAEPAVAQVPGLTARPTPRRHSADGLPAASYRDEPEPATQMARPRELPSGGRSAPPVNEDVDSEMSTAVRTAPTGYSVLSRPGDEEDEDAGDGESTIPLRGRGRTPPPPARRASTHSEVSSAQRGPITPEPLTAPPTASKRSASGPLPVEPPPRAVAPLEPPPSPRAAVLADASAPRTPTDARARRMSSPPTPVAPPRRTPTPVPQDLDDGPGEMTMPLRRQSVVDAEASVSLTTPMRRLSPLDVETSESVSLTTPMRRLSPLDVETSESVSLTTPMRRMSSVELEPSQSVSITPATVSHRAASRPLMPAARAPAVAVGDDDDHFHTDSSLSGALTSPTASLRDGEDDESTMGYGGGYDYSDTSATPARTGSRGLLLVVVGGLLLLVLLSLLCWGLYTRLKGPTPLPIPPRDLSQKAREEQQSALTVPVRSANPPPAPVAAPVVAAAQPTADIAPGPATPEAPAPVAAPEVPVKVEPAPPSLVEVRFEAPPKTVLRQEGGERLPVNRLVSLPPGPLRVDFDCPGRRTGRGTKSYLIEQANPGPLVLPVPCKPRR from the coding sequence GTGAGCTCGCCCCAGACGGCCATCCCGTTCGGAAAGTACCTGCTGATCAAGCGGCTCGCCGTGGGTGGGATGGCGGAGCTGTTCCTGGCGCAGCGTCCGCCCAATCCCGAGCTCGTGGTCCTCAAGCGCATCCTCCCGTACCTCTCGGAGGAGCCGGAGTTCGTCCAGATGTTCCTGGACGAGGCGCGCATCGCCGCCCAGCTGCACCACCCCAACATCGTGCAGGTGCACGAACTGGGGAAGGAGGGCGACAACATCTTCATCGCCATGGAGTTCGTGGAGGGCGTGGACCTCCGCCACGTGGTGCTGGAGGAGTTCAAGTTCGGGGCGACGGTGCCGTGCGGCGTGGCGGCGCGCATCTGCTCGCTGGTGGCGTCGGGGCTGGACTACGCGCACCAGAGCCGGGGCGTGGATGGCCGTCCGCTGGAGCTCATCCACCGGGACGTCAGCCCGCAGAACGTGATGATCGGCTACGACGGGCGCGTCAAGCTGGTCGACTTCGGCATCGCCAAGGCCGGCGCGTTCATGGAGCGCAGCAAGCCGGGCGTCATCAAGGGCAAGTTCCTCTACCTGGCGCCGGAGCAGGTGTCGCAGGAGCGGTTGGACCACCGCGCGGACATCTTCGCGCTGGGGACCATGCTGTACGAAATCACCACCGGCAAGCAGCCCTTCTCCAAGCCGACGACGGAGGGAATCCTCTACGCCATCCGCTACGAGGACCCGACGCCGCCGCACCTGCTCCGCCCGGACTATCCGCTGGAGCTCTCGCGCATCGTCATGCGGTGCCTGACGAAGGACCGCAACCAGCGCTACCCGCGCGCGTCGGTGGTGCACGCGGAGCTGGAGGCGTTCCTCGCGTCGGGCTCGCTGCAGCAGAGCCTGGATGTGTCCGAGTACATCGCCCGGCTGATGGGCGAGGAGGAGGAGCGCACCATCCTCCACATCCCGGTGTCCAAGCCCGTGGGCCGCATGAACGCCACCGTGCCCATGGTGGCCAACCGGGTGGCGGACGCGTCCGTGCCCCAGCGCCCGCCGCCGATGGATGTCACCGCGCCCACGCTGTCCTCCACCACGCCCATGGCGGAGCCGGCGGTGGCTCAAGTGCCCGGCCTCACCGCGCGCCCCACGCCGCGTCGCCACTCCGCGGACGGGCTGCCCGCCGCCAGCTACCGGGACGAGCCCGAGCCGGCCACGCAGATGGCGCGCCCGCGCGAGCTGCCGAGCGGCGGCCGCAGTGCGCCTCCGGTGAACGAGGACGTGGACTCGGAGATGTCCACCGCCGTGCGCACGGCGCCCACGGGGTACTCGGTGCTGTCTCGGCCGGGGGACGAGGAAGACGAGGACGCGGGTGATGGCGAGTCCACCATCCCCCTGCGCGGCCGGGGCCGCACGCCGCCGCCTCCCGCGCGGCGCGCCAGCACCCACTCGGAGGTGTCCTCCGCGCAGCGAGGCCCCATCACCCCGGAGCCGCTCACCGCGCCGCCCACGGCCTCGAAGCGCTCGGCGTCGGGGCCGCTGCCGGTGGAGCCGCCGCCTCGCGCCGTCGCGCCGCTGGAGCCACCTCCCTCGCCGCGCGCGGCGGTGCTCGCGGATGCCTCCGCGCCCCGCACCCCCACGGATGCGCGCGCGCGCCGCATGTCCTCCCCGCCCACGCCGGTGGCGCCGCCGCGCCGTACGCCCACGCCGGTTCCGCAGGACCTGGACGACGGCCCTGGCGAGATGACGATGCCCCTGCGCCGCCAGTCGGTGGTGGACGCGGAGGCCTCGGTGTCGCTCACCACGCCCATGCGGCGCCTGTCTCCCCTGGACGTGGAGACGTCCGAGTCGGTGTCGCTGACGACGCCCATGCGGCGCCTGTCGCCCCTGGACGTGGAGACGTCCGAGTCGGTGTCGCTGACGACGCCCATGCGGCGCATGTCCTCGGTGGAGCTGGAGCCGTCGCAGTCGGTGTCCATCACCCCCGCGACGGTGAGCCACCGCGCCGCCTCCCGTCCGCTGATGCCCGCGGCGCGCGCTCCCGCCGTGGCGGTGGGGGACGACGACGACCACTTCCACACCGACTCCAGCCTGTCGGGGGCGCTCACCAGCCCCACGGCCTCGCTGCGCGATGGCGAGGACGACGAGTCCACCATGGGGTACGGCGGTGGCTACGACTACTCCGACACGAGCGCGACGCCCGCGCGCACCGGCTCGCGAGGGCTGCTGCTGGTCGTCGTCGGCGGGCTGCTCCTGTTGGTGCTGTTGAGCCTGCTGTGCTGGGGCCTCTACACCCGGCTCAAGGGCCCCACGCCCCTGCCCATCCCGCCGCGAGACCTCTCCCAGAAGGCGCGCGAGGAGCAGCAGTCGGCCCTCACGGTGCCGGTGCGCTCCGCGAATCCGCCGCCCGCGCCCGTCGCGGCCCCGGTGGTCGCCGCCGCGCAGCCCACCGCGGACATCGCCCCCGGCCCCGCGACGCCCGAGGCCCCGGCGCCTGTCGCCGCGCCGGAGGTCCCCGTGAAGGTCGAGCCCGCACCGCCTTCGCTGGTGGAGGTGCGCTTCGAGGCGCCCCCCAAGACGGTGTTGCGCCAGGAGGGCGGCGAGCGGCTGCCCGTCAATCGGCTCGTCAGCCTTCCCCCTGGCCCCCTCCGGGTCGATTTCGACTGCCCCGGCCGACGGACCGGACGGGGGACGAAATCCTACCTCATCGAGCAGGCAAATCCGGGACCGCTCGTCCTCCCGGTCCCCTGCAAACCGCGTCGCTAG
- a CDS encoding metallothionein has translation MTRNATMMVAALASGLLMLAPRAASACEAHAQAARAKSEQAQAPSADKAAEARPATSEQERPLDALDSLMAAKCQCGSKADCTCKKGTCECARCKPKRQVMDALRGQPAELKLDEARRTDASAGIFI, from the coding sequence ATGACACGCAACGCGACGATGATGGTTGCGGCGCTGGCCAGCGGTCTGCTGATGCTCGCGCCCCGAGCGGCGAGCGCCTGCGAGGCCCACGCCCAGGCCGCGCGAGCCAAGAGCGAGCAGGCCCAGGCGCCCTCCGCGGACAAGGCTGCTGAGGCCCGTCCGGCCACGAGCGAGCAGGAGCGCCCGCTGGACGCGCTCGACTCGCTGATGGCCGCGAAGTGTCAGTGCGGCAGCAAGGCGGACTGCACGTGCAAGAAGGGCACGTGTGAGTGTGCCCGCTGCAAGCCCAAGCGGCAGGTGATGGACGCGCTGCGCGGCCAGCCCGCGGAGCTGAAGCTGGACGAGGCGCGCCGCACCGACGCGTCCGCCGGCATCTTCATCTGA
- a CDS encoding methyltransferase domain-containing protein yields MRHALVQLLRCPRCRKGALRPEAPAPVLLFGPLRCPECRTSYPVAEGVADLVLEPPASTGLQRGLENRWVARSYERYVRPTLQRALLRQPLDPDSEYLLYRSLLGTPDGPVLDLGCGTGLVARRLAREPGFPPVAGQDVSPAMLEEGMAQAREAGATVDFLRAKAPYLPFQDGALGAVLMVDSLHYVEDLGRLMLEVARALRPGGRWVASTYAPPGSASGLLHRRAGLHPRNEATLRAAAGAAGLVRFERVALPPLLVLKAEKASAETLR; encoded by the coding sequence GTGCGGCACGCGCTCGTCCAGCTCCTCCGATGTCCCCGCTGTCGCAAGGGCGCGCTGCGTCCCGAGGCGCCCGCGCCCGTGCTGCTCTTCGGCCCGCTGCGGTGTCCGGAGTGTCGCACCAGCTACCCGGTGGCCGAGGGTGTGGCGGACCTGGTGCTGGAGCCTCCGGCGTCCACCGGTCTGCAGCGCGGGCTGGAGAACCGCTGGGTGGCTCGCTCCTACGAGCGCTACGTGCGCCCCACCCTCCAACGCGCGCTGCTGCGTCAGCCGCTCGACCCGGACAGCGAGTACCTGCTCTATCGCAGCCTGCTGGGCACGCCCGACGGGCCGGTGCTGGACCTGGGCTGCGGCACGGGGCTGGTGGCGCGCAGGCTGGCGCGTGAGCCGGGCTTCCCTCCCGTCGCGGGACAGGACGTGAGCCCCGCGATGCTGGAGGAAGGCATGGCGCAGGCGCGCGAGGCGGGCGCGACCGTGGACTTCCTGCGAGCCAAGGCGCCCTACCTCCCCTTCCAGGACGGAGCGCTGGGCGCGGTGCTGATGGTGGACTCGCTCCACTACGTGGAGGACCTGGGCCGGCTGATGCTGGAGGTGGCGCGGGCGCTGCGGCCCGGGGGACGCTGGGTGGCGAGCACGTATGCGCCGCCAGGGTCCGCGTCGGGACTGCTCCACCGTCGCGCGGGGCTCCACCCCAGGAACGAGGCCACGCTGCGCGCGGCGGCTGGGGCGGCGGGGCTGGTGCGCTTCGAGCGGGTGGCGCTGCCGCCGCTGCTGGTGCTCAAGGCGGAGAAGGCCTCCGCCGAGACGCTCAGATGA
- a CDS encoding zinc-ribbon domain-containing protein — protein sequence MAFRFLAVPSHRLVDHPQSLPVDERLEPDLPPVHEAVERALSGAEFRDMRAKDRLRALLQGDKPPTLGAPEAGFGASAVFAQPPQDLPALLRLADELEGLARREAGERALVWKCGDCGARYAVPVALVRQVSIRCERCGTPVELNATRSLGEEALIDPFQGAVNHSRRELAAFFREAMARGWPVLVAEDRRVAQPPPQA from the coding sequence GTGGCCTTCCGATTTCTCGCAGTTCCGTCGCACCGACTGGTGGACCACCCCCAGTCGCTGCCGGTCGATGAGCGCCTCGAGCCGGACCTGCCGCCGGTCCATGAGGCGGTGGAGCGCGCCCTGTCAGGCGCCGAGTTCCGAGACATGCGCGCGAAGGACCGCCTGCGTGCCCTGCTGCAGGGCGACAAGCCCCCGACGCTGGGCGCGCCCGAGGCGGGCTTCGGTGCCTCCGCCGTGTTCGCGCAGCCGCCTCAAGACCTGCCGGCGCTGCTGCGACTGGCGGATGAGCTGGAGGGGTTGGCCCGACGCGAGGCCGGTGAGCGCGCGCTGGTGTGGAAGTGCGGCGACTGCGGCGCCCGGTACGCGGTGCCGGTGGCGCTGGTGCGCCAGGTGTCCATCCGCTGCGAGCGGTGCGGCACCCCGGTGGAGCTCAACGCCACGCGCAGCCTCGGTGAGGAGGCCCTCATCGACCCCTTCCAGGGCGCGGTGAACCACAGCCGCCGGGAGCTCGCCGCCTTCTTCCGCGAGGCGATGGCGCGGGGCTGGCCGGTGCTCGTGGCCGAGGACCGGCGCGTCGCCCAGCCGCCGCCCCAGGCCTGA
- the nadA gene encoding quinolinate synthase NadA, with the protein MGTEVDYAREIEELKRSMNAVILAHYYQESEVQDVADFVGDSLALAQAAERTQADVIVFCGVHFMAETAKILNPSRQVLLPDLKAGCSLSDRCPPAAFKVFKEKHPGAFVVSYVNSSAAVKAMSDVICTSSNAVKIVNQVPRDRQILFAPDQHLGRHVMKQTGRDMVLWPGSCIVHEIFSEKKLVELKVNHPDAEVVAHPECEAPVLRHADFIGSTKGILDHVIKSPKQKFIVVTEAGILHQMKKGAPHKHFIPAPPDNGCACNECPYMRLNTLEKLWKCMKERTPELTMQEDLREAARAPLQLMLEWSR; encoded by the coding sequence ATGGGCACCGAGGTGGATTACGCGCGGGAAATCGAGGAGCTCAAGCGTTCCATGAACGCTGTGATTCTCGCGCACTACTACCAGGAGAGCGAAGTCCAGGACGTGGCGGACTTCGTCGGGGACAGCCTCGCGTTGGCGCAGGCGGCGGAGCGCACCCAGGCGGACGTCATCGTCTTCTGTGGCGTGCACTTCATGGCGGAGACCGCGAAAATCCTGAATCCCTCGCGGCAGGTGCTGCTGCCGGACCTGAAGGCGGGCTGTTCGCTGTCGGACCGGTGTCCGCCGGCGGCCTTCAAGGTCTTCAAGGAGAAGCATCCAGGCGCCTTCGTGGTGAGCTACGTGAACAGCTCCGCGGCGGTGAAGGCGATGAGCGACGTCATCTGCACGTCCTCCAACGCGGTGAAAATCGTCAATCAGGTCCCCCGGGATCGGCAGATCCTCTTCGCGCCGGACCAGCATCTGGGCCGCCACGTCATGAAGCAGACGGGCCGGGACATGGTGCTGTGGCCGGGCAGCTGCATCGTCCACGAAATCTTCAGCGAAAAGAAGCTGGTGGAGCTGAAGGTGAACCACCCGGACGCGGAGGTGGTGGCCCATCCGGAGTGCGAGGCCCCGGTGCTGCGGCACGCGGACTTCATCGGCTCGACGAAGGGCATCCTCGACCACGTCATCAAGAGCCCGAAGCAGAAGTTCATCGTCGTGACGGAGGCGGGCATCCTCCATCAGATGAAGAAGGGCGCGCCGCACAAGCACTTCATCCCCGCGCCGCCCGACAATGGCTGCGCGTGCAACGAGTGCCCGTACATGCGGCTCAACACGCTGGAGAAGCTCTGGAAGTGCATGAAGGAGCGCACGCCGGAGCTGACGATGCAGGAGGACCTGCGAGAGGCGGCCCGCGCTCCGCTGCAGCTCATGCTGGAGTGGTCCAGATAG